A window of Vescimonas fastidiosa contains these coding sequences:
- a CDS encoding C40 family peptidase, producing the protein MKEQKPRYKLTQRMTRDGAVLDNQATGEEIHISGRDAEKQLSSNEQPVQMGKRDAPMNPAEDALKHRRQLRAQEQKEPEKEQSKPQQPSTEPFQPQGGSPVSHIPQDIPTSAVPGGTAEKLFDRAAAEHDAHKARQTARMSRNAAQQRYSASRLQFSEEERAAPELRKHIHRAEKAADKLDAAQAAIPKKRVLRKERVFDEASGTAKTKLRFDTVDKSPPKLKPNPLGRPLREVAVQAHGKIHEVEHENVGVESGHKAEELAEHGAGGAIRWERRHRKLKPYRAAEKAERKAVNANAEYLYQKALHDNPEMLSGNPLNRFFQKQRLKREYAKAARTAKAAGSTAQATAKSAEKTVEATATAAKKAAEKAKEAAEFVARHWKGVLVVLAGFLLIVMLIGGLQSCSALVGAAGGGVAASSYQSEDADILAAEAAYCALEAELQEYLDTYERTHDYDEYHYDLDEIKHDPYVLASILSALHDGAWTASEVQGTLQMLFEKQYILTETVVTEVRYRTVTRTDSEGNEYEVEVPYNYYICTVELENFDLSHIPVYIMGEETLSKYALYMSVLGNKPELFGDSEYIPKYITNRPEEYEIPPSAMEDETFAAVITEAEKYLGYPYVWGGSSPSTSFDCSGFVSWVLTNSGVCNTGRLGAQGLYNISTPVSNPQPGDLVFFVGTYDTPGVSHVGIYVGNSMMIHCGDPISYSNLNSSYWQVHFYAYARPPYN; encoded by the coding sequence TTGAAAGAGCAAAAGCCCCGCTATAAGCTCACCCAGCGCATGACCCGCGATGGCGCGGTACTGGACAATCAGGCTACGGGTGAAGAAATCCACATTTCCGGGCGCGATGCCGAAAAACAACTTTCCTCGAATGAGCAGCCTGTCCAGATGGGAAAACGCGACGCACCTATGAATCCGGCAGAGGATGCCCTAAAGCACAGGCGGCAGCTTCGCGCACAGGAGCAAAAAGAGCCAGAAAAGGAGCAGTCAAAACCGCAGCAGCCAAGCACCGAGCCGTTCCAACCGCAGGGCGGCAGCCCCGTTTCTCATATCCCGCAGGACATTCCAACGTCCGCCGTGCCGGGCGGTACAGCGGAAAAGCTCTTTGACCGTGCAGCCGCAGAGCATGACGCACACAAGGCGCGGCAGACAGCGCGGATGTCCCGCAACGCGGCGCAGCAGCGGTATTCTGCATCCCGTTTGCAGTTTTCCGAGGAAGAACGCGCCGCGCCGGAGCTGCGCAAGCATATTCACCGTGCGGAAAAGGCCGCCGACAAGCTGGATGCGGCGCAGGCAGCAATCCCCAAGAAACGGGTGCTGCGCAAGGAGCGTGTTTTTGACGAAGCCAGCGGAACAGCCAAGACCAAGCTGCGCTTTGATACCGTGGATAAGTCCCCGCCCAAGCTGAAACCGAATCCGTTAGGCCGTCCGCTGCGGGAGGTCGCAGTACAGGCGCACGGAAAAATCCATGAGGTCGAGCATGAAAACGTCGGTGTGGAAAGCGGGCATAAGGCAGAGGAACTTGCCGAGCATGGCGCAGGCGGTGCAATTCGCTGGGAGCGCCGTCACCGCAAGCTGAAACCCTACCGCGCTGCGGAAAAGGCCGAGCGCAAAGCCGTAAATGCCAATGCAGAATATCTCTACCAAAAGGCGCTGCATGATAACCCTGAAATGCTCTCCGGCAATCCGCTCAACCGCTTTTTCCAGAAGCAGCGTCTAAAGCGTGAGTATGCCAAGGCTGCAAGAACGGCAAAGGCTGCGGGCAGCACCGCGCAGGCAACCGCCAAAAGCGCCGAAAAAACCGTAGAAGCCACGGCGACGGCAGCGAAAAAAGCGGCAGAAAAGGCAAAGGAAGCAGCGGAGTTCGTTGCCCGCCATTGGAAAGGTGTGCTGGTCGTTCTGGCTGGTTTCCTGCTGATTGTCATGCTGATCGGCGGGCTGCAATCCTGCTCTGCGCTGGTGGGCGCGGCTGGCGGCGGTGTGGCGGCATCCAGCTATCAGTCGGAGGACGCGGACATTCTTGCCGCCGAAGCCGCCTACTGTGCGCTGGAAGCCGAGCTGCAAGAATATCTCGACACCTATGAACGCACCCATGATTACGACGAATACCACTATGACCTTGACGAGATCAAACACGATCCTTATGTCCTGGCATCGATCCTCTCCGCGCTGCATGACGGCGCATGGACGGCAAGCGAGGTGCAGGGGACGCTGCAAATGCTCTTTGAAAAGCAATATATTCTCACAGAAACCGTCGTGACCGAGGTGCGCTACCGCACCGTTACCCGGACAGACAGCGAGGGCAACGAGTACGAGGTAGAAGTTCCATATAACTATTACATCTGCACCGTAGAGCTGGAAAACTTTGACCTCTCGCATATCCCCGTCTATATCATGGGCGAAGAAACGCTGTCCAAGTATGCGCTGTATATGTCGGTGCTGGGCAACAAGCCGGAGCTGTTCGGGGATAGCGAGTACATCCCCAAGTACATCACGAACCGCCCGGAGGAATATGAGATCCCGCCCTCTGCAATGGAGGACGAAACCTTTGCCGCCGTTATCACAGAAGCAGAAAAGTATTTGGGGTACCCCTATGTGTGGGGCGGCAGCAGCCCGTCCACCTCCTTTGACTGCTCCGGCTTTGTGAGTTGGGTGCTGACAAACAGCGGCGTGTGCAATACGGGCAGGCTGGGCGCACAGGGGCTTTACAACATTTCCACCCCCGTTTCCAACCCGCAGCCGGGCGACCTCGTGTTTTTCGTCGGGACATACGATACTCCGGGCGTTAGCCATGTGGGAATCTACGTCGGCAATTCCATGATGATCCATTGCGGAGATCCGATTTCCTATTCCAACCTGAACAGCAGCTATTGGCAGGTACATTTCTACGCCTACGCCAGACCGCCGTACAACTAA
- a CDS encoding DNA-methyltransferase, with the protein MMMELDTILCGDSLNVLKALPEGSVHCCVTSPPYYGLRDYGMDAQIGREATPEEYISRLTAVFREVRRVLRPDGTLWVNIADSYCGTGSKGDTRDPKYPQGRNGQNISLCQAVRGCKQKDMIGIPWMLAFALRADGWYLRNDVIWAKGNPMPESTKDRCTRSHEHIFMLTKSRRYFYDWLAIAEPIAPTTALRKKAGRGVGKYSAPVPGQPQTQNINKPREKGSITDDMILPVRAKRDVWFINTVPYKGGHFAAYPPLLAETCILAGCPMGGIVLDPFMGSGTTGLAAKRHGRHYIGIELNTEFCSLAQTRIEHDADKRRGKGNLP; encoded by the coding sequence ATGATGATGGAGCTTGATACCATTCTCTGCGGCGACAGTCTGAATGTGCTGAAAGCCCTGCCGGAGGGCAGTGTTCATTGCTGCGTGACCTCGCCGCCCTACTACGGGCTGCGGGATTACGGCATGGACGCACAGATCGGGCGGGAAGCCACGCCGGAGGAATACATTTCGCGGCTGACAGCGGTATTCCGCGAGGTGCGCCGGGTGCTGCGCCCGGATGGGACCTTGTGGGTAAATATCGCGGACAGCTATTGCGGCACAGGCAGCAAAGGTGATACCCGTGACCCCAAATATCCGCAGGGGCGCAACGGGCAGAACATTTCTCTCTGTCAAGCGGTGCGGGGCTGCAAGCAAAAGGACATGATCGGGATTCCGTGGATGCTGGCCTTTGCGCTCCGCGCCGACGGCTGGTATCTGCGCAATGACGTGATCTGGGCAAAGGGAAACCCCATGCCGGAGAGTACCAAAGACCGCTGCACCCGCAGCCATGAGCATATTTTCATGCTCACCAAGAGCAGGCGTTATTTCTATGACTGGCTTGCCATTGCCGAACCCATTGCCCCCACGACCGCCCTGCGCAAAAAGGCGGGGCGCGGCGTGGGCAAGTATTCCGCTCCCGTGCCGGGACAGCCGCAGACGCAGAATATCAATAAGCCGAGGGAAAAAGGCAGCATCACCGACGACATGATCTTGCCCGTCCGGGCAAAGCGCGATGTGTGGTTTATCAACACCGTGCCTTACAAGGGCGGGCATTTTGCCGCCTATCCGCCCCTGCTGGCAGAAACCTGTATTCTGGCTGGCTGTCCCATGGGCGGCATTGTCCTTGACCCGTTCATGGGCAGCGGCACGACGGGGCTTGCGGCAAAGCGGCACGGCAGGCATTACATCGGTATTGAGCTGAACACAGAGTTCTGCTCTCTCGCACAGACGCGAATTGAACATGACGCCGACAAACGGCGCGGAAAGGGGAATTTGCCGTGA
- a CDS encoding XF1762 family protein: protein MLTLIPVSLAQANEFVRQHHRHHKPVAGHKFSIGCSENGRLCAVAIVGRPVSRYLDDGFTLEVNRLCSDGTKNACSILYAAAARAARAMGYRKIITYTLDTESGASLRAAGWTNAGLAGGKAWTGSRRPAQPLYPAQMKYRYEKRLNERSC, encoded by the coding sequence ATGCTGACGCTGATCCCTGTTTCTCTTGCGCAGGCGAACGAGTTTGTGCGGCAGCATCACCGCCACCACAAGCCCGTCGCCGGACACAAGTTTTCCATTGGCTGTTCTGAAAATGGGCGGCTTTGCGCCGTTGCCATTGTGGGACGGCCTGTGAGCCGCTATTTGGACGACGGCTTTACGCTGGAGGTCAACCGCCTATGCAGCGATGGCACGAAGAACGCTTGCAGCATCCTCTATGCGGCAGCGGCACGGGCTGCGCGGGCGATGGGCTACCGCAAAATCATTACCTACACCTTAGACACCGAAAGCGGCGCGAGCTTACGCGCCGCAGGCTGGACGAACGCCGGACTTGCGGGCGGCAAGGCATGGACAGGCAGCCGCCGTCCTGCCCAGCCGCTCTATCCGGCACAAATGAAATACCGCTACGAAAAGCGGTTGAATGAAAGGAGCTGCTAA
- a CDS encoding MT-A70 family methyltransferase codes for MRTYNIIYADPPWRYEQRKVQGAAENHYPTMSIDELCALPVPELAAKDCALFLWATFPQLPEALRLIRAWGFRYKTVAFVWLKRNRKSPSWFYGMGYWTRSNAEICLLATKGKPKRQSAGVHQFIISPIEQHSKKPDEARNKILALMGDLPRVELFARQKTPGWDAWGNEIASDITLAERS; via the coding sequence ATCAGAACATACAACATCATTTACGCAGACCCGCCGTGGCGCTATGAGCAGCGAAAGGTGCAGGGCGCGGCAGAAAATCACTATCCCACCATGAGCATTGACGAGCTTTGCGCCCTGCCCGTGCCGGAGCTGGCGGCGAAGGACTGCGCCCTGTTCCTCTGGGCGACCTTTCCGCAGCTTCCCGAAGCCCTGCGGCTGATCCGCGCATGGGGCTTTCGGTATAAAACCGTGGCGTTCGTCTGGCTCAAACGTAACCGTAAAAGTCCGTCATGGTTTTACGGTATGGGCTACTGGACACGAAGCAATGCGGAAATCTGTCTGCTGGCGACCAAGGGCAAACCAAAACGGCAGTCGGCAGGCGTACATCAGTTTATCATCAGTCCCATTGAGCAGCACAGCAAAAAGCCGGATGAAGCGCGGAACAAAATTCTTGCGCTCATGGGCGATCTGCCCCGCGTGGAGCTGTTCGCCCGGCAGAAAACGCCGGGCTGGGACGCATGGGGCAATGAAATTGCAAGCGATATTACGCTTGCGGAAAGGAGTTAG
- a CDS encoding virulence-associated E family protein codes for MNAMQPPQSIEEIKAGLGTTEKGGVRQSIRNCLTVFQRDPLLSGAIAYNILTDRKDIIKPIGFHRESTALNDTDMKYLLLYLEETYGLTNEKKIDNAIGIVANENKYHPIRDYLNTLVWDGTERIRFCLRHFLGADADDYTYEALKLFLLGAISRAFQPGCKFEIMLCLVGGQGAGKSTFFRLLAVRDEWFSDDLRKLDDDNVYRKLQGHWIIEMSEMMATANAKSIEEIKSFLSRQKEVYKIPYETHPADRPRQCVFGGTSNALDFLPLDRSGNRRFIPVMVYPEQAEVHILEDEAASRAYIEQMWAEAMEIYRSGRFKLAFSPAMQRYLKEHQRDFMPEDTKAGMIQAYLDKYTGSMVCSKQLYKEALNHAFDEPKQWEIREINEIMNQCISGWRYFPNPRMFSEYGRQKGWERENPATDSGNPSEKTMDGFVEVTEQMELPF; via the coding sequence ATGAACGCCATGCAGCCGCCCCAGAGCATTGAGGAAATCAAGGCGGGGCTGGGAACTACCGAGAAAGGCGGTGTCCGTCAGAGCATACGGAACTGCCTGACCGTATTCCAGCGTGACCCGCTGCTTTCCGGGGCTATCGCATACAACATCCTGACCGACCGCAAGGACATCATAAAGCCCATCGGCTTCCACAGGGAAAGCACCGCCCTGAACGATACGGACATGAAGTATCTGCTTCTCTATCTGGAAGAAACCTACGGGCTTACCAATGAGAAGAAGATTGATAACGCCATCGGGATTGTGGCGAATGAAAACAAGTACCATCCCATCCGGGACTATCTCAATACCCTTGTGTGGGACGGGACAGAACGAATCCGTTTCTGCCTGCGGCACTTTCTGGGGGCTGACGCAGACGATTACACCTATGAAGCGTTGAAGCTGTTCCTGCTGGGCGCAATCTCACGAGCCTTTCAGCCGGGATGCAAATTTGAAATCATGCTCTGTCTGGTAGGCGGTCAGGGGGCTGGCAAGTCCACCTTCTTCCGTCTGCTGGCAGTCCGGGACGAGTGGTTCTCCGATGATTTGCGGAAGTTGGACGATGACAATGTGTACCGCAAGCTGCAAGGTCACTGGATTATCGAAATGTCGGAAATGATGGCAACCGCCAACGCCAAGAGCATTGAGGAAATCAAGTCATTTTTAAGCCGACAGAAAGAGGTTTACAAGATACCCTATGAAACCCACCCAGCAGACCGCCCCCGTCAGTGCGTGTTTGGCGGCACTTCCAATGCCCTTGACTTCCTGCCCCTTGACCGTTCCGGCAACCGCCGCTTTATCCCCGTCATGGTGTACCCGGAGCAAGCCGAGGTTCACATTTTGGAGGACGAAGCCGCTTCCAGAGCCTATATCGAGCAGATGTGGGCAGAAGCGATGGAAATTTACAGAAGCGGAAGGTTCAAGCTGGCTTTCAGCCCTGCCATGCAGCGGTATCTCAAAGAACACCAGCGGGATTTTATGCCGGAGGACACCAAAGCCGGGATGATACAGGCGTATCTTGATAAGTACACCGGGAGCATGGTCTGCTCCAAGCAGCTCTATAAGGAAGCCTTGAACCATGCCTTTGACGAGCCGAAGCAATGGGAAATCCGGGAAATCAACGAGATTATGAACCAGTGCATTTCTGGCTGGCGGTACTTCCCGAACCCAAGAATGTTTTCCGAATATGGCAGACAAAAGGGCTGGGAGCGTGAAAACCCGGCAACGGACTCCGGCAACCCGTCTGAAAAAACGATGGACGGTTTTGTGGAGGTCACAGAACAGATGGAGCTTCCATTCTGA
- a CDS encoding PrgI family protein, with product MAYVNVPKDLTKIKSKVLFNLTKRQLICFGLAALMGVPLFFLLKGGIGTTAAAMVMIVVMLPGFLFGVYEKNGQPLEVVGRQIIESCFLRPKERPYQTVNAYDALVCQYQMEQEVKAIVEKSRQRGSKKHGGQAQAHPRRKKTD from the coding sequence ATGGCCTATGTGAATGTGCCAAAGGATTTGACGAAAATCAAATCCAAGGTGCTTTTCAATTTAACAAAGCGGCAGCTTATTTGTTTTGGGCTGGCGGCGCTCATGGGAGTGCCGCTTTTCTTTTTGCTCAAAGGCGGCATCGGGACGACGGCTGCGGCAATGGTGATGATCGTTGTCATGCTCCCCGGTTTTCTGTTTGGGGTGTATGAGAAGAACGGGCAGCCCCTTGAAGTGGTAGGGCGGCAAATCATAGAAAGCTGCTTTCTGCGCCCCAAGGAGCGCCCCTATCAGACCGTCAACGCATACGACGCCCTTGTGTGTCAATATCAAATGGAACAGGAGGTAAAGGCGATTGTCGAAAAGAGCAGACAGCGCGGAAGCAAAAAGCATGGCGGACAAGCCCAAGCTCACCCGCGCCGAAAGAAAACAGATTGA
- a CDS encoding VirB4-like conjugal transfer ATPase, CD1110 family, translating into MADKPKLTRAERKQIEAVIRKYRGDGKPHTAQDTIPYQIMYPDGICYLGNRRYSQSIEFFDINYLLAQPDDQTAIFEYLCDLYNYLDSSIYVQFTYPNRKSDREQLARSFEMPPCNDGLDPIRQEQTDILKRQLARGNNGSVKTKYITYTIEADNLKAARARLSRISLDIQGYFKIMGAVSRVLDGKERLEVLHGIMHPDGERFNFDWKWLAAGGLSTKDFIAPSSFAFKNSRMFQMGGKLCAASFLQIITPELTDRILTDFLDTDSSLVVNVHIQALEQTEAVKMVKRKITDLDAMKIQEQKKAVRDGYDMDILPSDLATYGGAAKKLLQDLQSRNERYFLLTFLVLNYGDTKRKLENDVFRTAGVAQKHNCTLTRLDFQQERGLVSSLPLGENQIHITRGMTTSAVAIIVPFVTQELFQGGDSLYYGLNAKSGNMIMLDRKNARSPNGLVFGTPGGGKSFSCKREMIGVLLKTHDHVLVCDPEGEYAPLVKLLHGQIIKLSPTSRDYLNPLDINLNYSEDENPLALKSDFVLSLCELIMGGKTGLEAIERTVIDRAVQRIYQPYFADPRPENMPILSDLHAALTAQHLPEADRVAQALDLYVSGSLNFFNNRTTVDIDNRFVCFDIKELPKNLKKPGMLVIQDQVWNRVTRNRNTGVSTWYYADEFHLLLKEPQTAAYSAEIWKRFRKWGGVPTGATQNVKDLLSSPEIENILENSDFICMLNQAAGDRKILAERLNISPEQLKFVTNSPPGEGLLFFENVILPFADKFPRDTELYRIMSTKPSEVNGV; encoded by the coding sequence ATGGCGGACAAGCCCAAGCTCACCCGCGCCGAAAGAAAACAGATTGAAGCCGTCATTCGTAAATATCGCGGTGACGGCAAGCCCCATACCGCGCAGGACACGATACCCTATCAGATCATGTACCCGGACGGCATCTGCTATCTCGGAAACAGGCGCTATTCGCAGAGCATTGAGTTTTTTGACATCAACTATTTGCTTGCGCAGCCTGACGATCAGACGGCTATTTTTGAATATCTCTGCGATCTGTATAACTATTTGGATTCTTCCATCTATGTGCAGTTCACCTATCCCAACCGTAAGTCCGATCGGGAGCAGCTTGCTCGGAGCTTTGAAATGCCGCCCTGCAATGACGGTTTAGATCCGATCCGACAGGAGCAGACGGACATTCTCAAGCGGCAGCTTGCCCGCGGCAACAACGGCAGCGTGAAAACCAAATACATTACCTATACCATTGAAGCCGATAACCTCAAGGCGGCACGGGCAAGGCTGTCGCGTATCTCGCTGGATATTCAGGGCTACTTCAAAATCATGGGTGCGGTGTCCCGTGTGCTGGACGGCAAGGAGCGTTTAGAGGTGCTGCACGGCATCATGCACCCGGATGGAGAACGCTTCAACTTTGACTGGAAGTGGCTTGCCGCTGGCGGGCTTTCCACCAAGGACTTTATCGCGCCGTCCTCCTTTGCGTTCAAGAATAGCCGTATGTTCCAGATGGGCGGCAAGCTCTGCGCTGCAAGTTTTTTGCAGATCATTACGCCGGAGCTGACCGACCGCATACTGACCGATTTTCTTGATACGGACAGTAGCCTTGTCGTCAATGTCCATATTCAGGCATTGGAGCAGACAGAAGCCGTAAAAATGGTGAAGCGGAAAATCACAGACCTTGACGCTATGAAAATTCAGGAGCAGAAAAAGGCTGTCCGGGACGGCTACGATATGGATATTCTGCCGTCCGACCTTGCCACCTACGGTGGTGCGGCGAAAAAGCTGCTGCAAGATCTCCAAAGCCGCAACGAGCGGTATTTTCTGCTGACGTTTCTTGTTCTGAACTACGGAGATACCAAACGCAAGCTGGAAAACGATGTGTTCCGTACAGCAGGCGTAGCGCAAAAGCACAACTGCACCCTGACGCGGCTGGACTTCCAGCAGGAGCGCGGTCTTGTGTCCTCGCTGCCGCTGGGGGAAAATCAAATCCATATCACGCGGGGCATGACGACCTCGGCCGTGGCAATCATCGTTCCCTTTGTGACGCAGGAGCTATTTCAAGGCGGCGATTCCCTCTACTACGGGCTAAACGCCAAGTCCGGCAACATGATTATGCTTGACCGCAAAAATGCGCGTTCACCCAACGGCCTTGTATTCGGCACACCGGGCGGCGGCAAGTCATTCTCCTGCAAGCGGGAAATGATCGGTGTGCTGCTGAAAACCCACGATCATGTGCTGGTATGTGACCCGGAGGGCGAGTATGCGCCGCTGGTAAAGCTGCTGCATGGGCAGATTATCAAGCTCTCTCCCACCAGCCGCGATTACCTGAATCCGCTGGACATCAACCTGAACTATTCCGAGGACGAAAACCCGCTGGCGCTCAAATCCGATTTTGTGCTGTCCCTCTGTGAGCTGATTATGGGCGGCAAGACCGGGCTGGAAGCCATCGAACGCACCGTAATTGACCGCGCTGTGCAGCGTATCTATCAGCCCTACTTTGCAGACCCGCGCCCAGAGAATATGCCGATCCTCTCCGACCTCCATGCCGCGCTGACAGCGCAGCATTTGCCGGAAGCCGACCGTGTGGCACAGGCGCTTGATCTGTATGTGTCGGGATCGCTCAATTTCTTTAACAACCGAACGACGGTTGACATTGACAACCGCTTTGTCTGCTTTGACATCAAGGAGCTGCCGAAGAACCTGAAAAAGCCGGGTATGCTGGTGATTCAGGATCAGGTTTGGAATCGTGTCACCCGCAACCGCAACACAGGCGTATCGACATGGTACTACGCGGACGAATTTCATTTGTTATTAAAAGAGCCGCAAACCGCAGCATACAGCGCGGAGATCTGGAAGCGATTCAGAAAATGGGGCGGTGTGCCAACAGGTGCGACGCAAAACGTCAAGGATCTGCTGTCCAGCCCGGAAATCGAAAATATTCTGGAAAATTCAGACTTCATCTGTATGCTCAACCAAGCGGCGGGCGACCGCAAAATTCTTGCTGAACGTCTGAATATCTCGCCGGAGCAGCTAAAGTTCGTTACCAACTCCCCACCCGGCGAAGGGCTGCTGTTCTTTGAAAATGTGATCCTGCCCTTTGCAGACAAGTTCCCACGGGACACCGAGCTTTACCGCATTATGTCCACCAAGCCAAGCGAGGTGAACGGCGTATGA
- a CDS encoding VirB6/TrbL-like conjugal transfer protein, CD1112 family, whose product MIIDWLEEWFKGVLIDGIIGNLSGLFDTVNTKVGEIAADVGATPQGWNSGIFNMIRNLSESVIIPIAGAILAFVMTYELIQMVTEKNNLHDIDTFMFFKWVFKTYAAVLIVTNTWNIVMGVFDAAQQVVNQSAGVIIGNTSIDIDSIVGDLQTSLEAMSLGGLIGLWFQSLFVGLTMNILSICIMLVVYGRMIEIYLVTSLGPIPLATMTNGEWRNVGQNYLKSLLALGFQAFLIMVVVGIYSVLIQSISATGDVSGAIWLAMGYTVLLCFCLFKTGSMAKAVFSAH is encoded by the coding sequence TTGATTATTGATTGGCTGGAGGAATGGTTTAAGGGCGTTCTGATCGACGGAATCATCGGCAACCTGTCGGGGCTGTTCGATACAGTGAATACAAAGGTGGGTGAAATTGCCGCTGATGTCGGAGCGACGCCGCAGGGCTGGAACTCCGGCATTTTCAATATGATCCGCAACCTGTCCGAATCCGTCATCATCCCGATTGCAGGTGCAATTCTCGCATTTGTAATGACCTACGAGCTGATCCAGATGGTGACAGAGAAAAACAATCTGCACGACATTGACACCTTTATGTTCTTCAAATGGGTGTTCAAAACTTACGCGGCTGTTCTGATTGTCACGAACACTTGGAATATTGTCATGGGCGTTTTTGATGCAGCGCAGCAGGTCGTCAATCAGAGCGCAGGCGTGATAATCGGCAATACCAGCATTGACATAGATTCCATTGTGGGTGATCTGCAAACGTCGCTGGAAGCTATGAGTCTTGGCGGACTGATTGGACTGTGGTTTCAATCTCTGTTTGTCGGGCTGACGATGAACATTCTTTCCATCTGCATTATGCTGGTGGTCTACGGGAGAATGATTGAAATATATCTTGTGACCTCGTTGGGACCCATCCCGCTTGCTACCATGACAAACGGAGAATGGCGCAATGTCGGGCAAAATTATCTGAAATCTCTGCTGGCGCTGGGCTTTCAGGCGTTCTTGATTATGGTGGTCGTGGGCATCTACTCGGTCTTGATCCAGAGCATTTCCGCGACGGGCGACGTGTCCGGCGCAATCTGGCTGGCAATGGGCTATACGGTGCTGCTGTGCTTCTGCCTGTTCAAAACGGGCAGTATGGCAAAGGCCGTGTTCAGCGCCCATTGA
- a CDS encoding recombinase family protein: MAMMNEMEYRTIGSALAGGYRAAVYCRLSKDDDLQGESASIANQRDMLEKYCEKQGWEVVAVYQDDGFTGLNMERPDLQRMLRAIERRQINLVITKDLSRLGRNYLQTGHLIEDFFPRNGVRYIAMNDGIDTLRDNNDIAPFKNILNEMYSKDISKKVHSSYLLKAQKGQFTGCLAPFGYRKDPEDKNHLLIDEETAPIVRLIFGYALNGHGPNYIRRRLEEEKIPCPTWWNRERGLRNTRTKWEKKDPENGRYMWDFSVIKDLLMNPVYTGAIASQKKDYRFKIGTIGEKKPEDWVVVEGQHEPLIDRMSFDIVQNKLKSRQRPGQTNEISLFAGLIKCGECGKSLTIRYTNAKHPQRIYSCKTYNAFGKNHCTQHRIDYDTLYSHVLRKIRECARAALMDGEAVADRLTNTCEAEQREQREAMERSLTRDEERIEVLDKMVMRLYEDMIAGRISEQNFNTMLEKTQTEQTELKTKVSEGRKRLSDEVQLANDAKQWVEAIQEYANITELDAATLNRLIKEIVVHERIDEDKTRHISIEIHFNLKPIPEVEQVTA; the protein is encoded by the coding sequence ATGGCTATGATGAACGAAATGGAATACAGAACAATCGGTTCGGCACTTGCCGGAGGGTATCGTGCAGCGGTCTATTGCAGGCTGTCAAAGGACGATGACCTGCAAGGCGAAAGTGCCAGTATCGCAAACCAGCGTGATATGCTGGAAAAATACTGCGAAAAGCAGGGATGGGAGGTTGTGGCAGTCTATCAGGACGATGGCTTCACAGGTCTTAATATGGAGCGTCCTGATTTACAGAGAATGTTGAGAGCCATTGAGCGCAGGCAAATCAACCTTGTCATCACGAAAGACCTCAGCCGACTGGGGCGTAACTATCTGCAAACCGGGCATTTGATTGAGGACTTTTTCCCAAGAAACGGTGTCCGCTATATCGCCATGAATGACGGTATCGACACCCTGCGGGATAACAACGATATTGCCCCGTTCAAGAATATCCTGAACGAGATGTACAGCAAGGATATTTCCAAGAAAGTCCATTCCTCTTATCTTCTGAAAGCGCAGAAAGGACAGTTTACCGGGTGTCTTGCCCCGTTTGGGTATCGGAAAGACCCGGAGGACAAAAACCATCTGCTCATTGACGAGGAAACCGCCCCGATTGTGCGGCTGATTTTCGGATATGCCCTAAACGGTCATGGTCCGAACTATATCCGCAGACGGCTGGAGGAAGAAAAAATCCCCTGCCCCACATGGTGGAACCGGGAACGGGGGCTTCGCAATACCCGCACCAAATGGGAAAAGAAAGACCCGGAAAACGGGCGGTATATGTGGGACTTCTCCGTTATCAAAGACCTTTTGATGAATCCCGTCTACACCGGGGCGATTGCTTCCCAGAAAAAAGACTACCGCTTCAAAATCGGCACGATTGGGGAAAAGAAACCGGAGGACTGGGTTGTGGTTGAGGGACAGCACGAACCGCTGATTGACCGCATGAGCTTTGATATTGTGCAGAACAAGCTGAAATCCCGCCAGCGTCCGGGGCAGACCAATGAAATCAGCCTGTTTGCCGGACTGATAAAATGCGGCGAGTGTGGGAAGTCGCTGACGATACGCTACACAAACGCAAAACATCCCCAGCGGATTTACTCCTGCAAGACCTACAATGCCTTTGGAAAGAACCACTGCACCCAGCACCGGATTGACTATGACACCCTTTACAGCCATGTGCTGCGGAAAATCCGGGAATGTGCCAGAGCTGCCCTGATGGACGGGGAAGCGGTTGCTGACCGCCTGACCAATACCTGTGAAGCCGAGCAGCGGGAACAGCGGGAAGCAATGGAACGCTCCCTTACAAGGGACGAGGAACGGATTGAGGTTCTGGACAAAATGGTCATGCGGCTTTATGAGGATATGATTGCAGGGCGTATCAGTGAGCAGAATTTCAACACCATGCTGGAAAAGACACAGACCGAGCAGACGGAGCTTAAAACAAAAGTGTCCGAGGGCAGAAAGCGGCTGTCCGATGAAGTCCAGCTTGCCAATGACGCAAAACAATGGGTGGAAGCCATTCAGGAATACGCCAACATCACAGAGCTGGACGCAGCCACCCTCAACCGCTTAATCAAAGAAATCGTCGTGCATGAGCGCATTGACGAAGATAAAACAAGACACATTTCTATCGAAATTCATTTTAATCTCAAACCCATCCCGGAGGTGGAACAGGTCACTGCCTGA